The following are from one region of the Nitrospirota bacterium genome:
- a CDS encoding alkaline phosphatase family protein produces the protein MLGFLKKKLSPKDSSKKVIVLGIDGVPYSLLVRFMNEGIMPNLSAIVKKGTLTYMTASIPEVSSTSWSTFMTGVNPGKHGIYGFMEVQKDSYKWRFPNSSDIKSDTLWDMAGRHDKKSIVLNLPSTYPAKKLNGILTAGFVALDLKKATYPESAYEYLKSIDYRMDVDTQKAKESLSALSADIDQAFEIRKNAILHFLDNEEWDLFIGVITETDRLHHYLWCALEDKSHSEHNFFINFYKKIDALIGEFYKRAGQEIPFIIVSDHGSTAIKKEIYLNSWLREKGYLKFKKEAPGSFEEISEDSRVFVLDPSRFYIHLKGKYSRGCVDAGEYEDLRQKLKEELLPLEIDGEKVIKTVFIKEELYSGNYYNDAPDLVVLPMHGYDLKGAVNKTEIAGRSQLTGGHTRDDAVFFINREVRERDINIADVGPTIISLMGIKGENFDGRCLV, from the coding sequence TTAAAAAAAAAATTATCCCCTAAAGACAGCAGTAAAAAAGTTATTGTCCTCGGCATTGACGGCGTTCCTTACAGCCTTCTTGTGCGCTTTATGAATGAAGGCATTATGCCTAATCTCTCGGCAATAGTAAAAAAGGGAACGCTTACGTATATGACCGCCTCAATACCTGAAGTGTCATCCACGTCATGGAGCACATTCATGACAGGCGTTAATCCTGGGAAACACGGCATATACGGTTTTATGGAAGTGCAAAAGGACAGCTACAAATGGCGCTTCCCCAACTCCTCGGACATAAAAAGCGACACACTGTGGGACATGGCCGGCAGGCATGACAAAAAAAGCATTGTGCTTAACCTTCCGTCAACATATCCTGCAAAAAAATTAAATGGAATCCTCACGGCAGGCTTTGTAGCGCTGGACCTCAAGAAGGCGACTTACCCTGAAAGCGCTTATGAATATTTAAAGAGCATTGATTACAGGATGGACGTTGATACGCAAAAGGCAAAGGAATCCCTGTCTGCTCTGAGCGCTGATATAGACCAGGCCTTTGAAATCAGGAAGAATGCCATTTTGCACTTTCTGGACAATGAGGAGTGGGATTTATTTATCGGGGTAATCACTGAAACTGACCGCCTGCATCATTATCTCTGGTGCGCCCTTGAAGATAAGTCGCATTCCGAGCATAATTTTTTCATAAATTTCTATAAAAAGATAGATGCGCTTATCGGTGAATTTTACAAAAGGGCAGGGCAGGAAATCCCTTTTATAATAGTCTCTGACCACGGCTCAACTGCGATAAAAAAAGAGATTTATCTTAATTCATGGCTCAGGGAAAAAGGTTATCTCAAATTCAAAAAAGAGGCGCCCGGCTCATTTGAGGAGATAAGCGAAGACAGCAGGGTTTTTGTGCTGGACCCTTCAAGGTTTTATATCCATCTGAAGGGAAAATACTCGCGCGGCTGTGTTGATGCCGGTGAATATGAAGACCTGAGGCAGAAACTGAAAGAGGAGTTATTGCCGCTTGAGATAGACGGAGAAAAAGTTATAAAAACAGTCTTTATAAAAGAGGAACTTTACAGCGGGAACTATTATAATGATGCGCCTGACCTTGTAGTATTGCCTATGCACGGATACGATTTAAAAGGCGCTGTCAACAAGACTGAAATAGCAGGCAGGAGCCAGCTTACAGGCGGGCATACGCGGGATGATGCGGTATTTTTCATCAATCGTGAAGTAAGAGAAAGGGATA